The Candidatus Omnitrophota bacterium DNA window AGCGCTATCTGCCCCATCTGCCGCAGATACATCTTAACCGGGTCATCGACATGGGCCAACTTAACAACCTCTTCTTTTTCCGGCTCTTCCTTCTTCTCTTCGGAGCGCTCTTCTTCGACAGCCTCTTTGGCCAGATCCTCTTCACTGTCCACGAGCCGTATATTCTCATCCCCGAGTATGCCCAGTATCTCATCGATCTCTTCGGATGATACAATATTCACCGGGAGTATGTTATTAACCTCCTCGAACGTAAGATGGCCCTTCTCTTTACCAAGGGCGATAAGCTCGGTTAAACCTTTTACGCGCTTCTTTTTACCCTGAAGATCGGCGTTGTTTTCACCGGAAGCTTTATCGACAGCCTGAAAAACAGCCGGCTTACTTTTCATCTTTGCGGGTACTCTCTTTTTAAACATAACCTTACGCTTTCTTTGCTTTTACCAGTTCGTTGTATTCGGCGACCAGTTCCTTCACCTTGTTGTCATCCTTCTGGCTATGAGCTATCCTGATCGCATCCTGTATCATGGCCTTGCGCTCTTTTACACTATCGCTCTTCATCTTCGCGATACAATCAACCAGGGCTCTATCCTTATCCCCAATCGTTTCCGAGACGCTCACCGCTTCGGTTATAAGGGTAGCCGCATCCGGACTAAGTGAAAAGTGATTTATAAGCCGCGACGGCGTTACCTCTTTATTCTCTTCGTTAAATTTGAAGGCCGCGCTTACGATATCCCGTATAGAAGAGTTCCTGAACTCATCCGGCGACAAGGCCTGTTTTATCTTTTCTATGAACGAGCCGCCCTCCATCAGCATGGCGAGTATCGTTATCTCCGCGCTCTGCGCCGGAGCCTTCTGTCTGGCCTCCGGAAGAGCCGCTACGTGACGACGCTCGGAGTAATCTCCTTTAACCTTCTTTAGCTCCGTCTTTATCGACTCTTCATCAACCGCCAGACAATCCGCAAGCTTCTTTATGAGTGTCGCCTTGAGAACAGCGTTATTGATGCGCGCTATCGTCGGCAACATCTCGGCGGCTATACCCATCTTGCCGTGAGGCGTATTTATATTGTACCTATTGGAAAGCTTACTGAGCTTGTAATCGAAAAGATTCTTGCTCGATTTTTTAAGCTTTAAAAACTCGTCCACGCCGAATTTCCGGATGTAACTGTCCGGATCGAACCCCGCCGGAAGTTCGGCAATATACACGCTTACGTCTTCGCTTATGAAAAGATCCAGATTGCGAAGGCTCGCCGCTTCACCGGCCTCGTCAGGATCGTAAACCATCACCGCCGTGCCGGCAAAACGTTTTAACAATTTTATCTGATCCGCCGTTAACGCCGTACCCAGCGTCGCTATGATATTGGTAATACCCGCCTGATACGGAACGATGAAATCGAGATATCCTTCCACAACGAGAAAATGACCGCTCTTTTTTATATCGTCCTTCGAAAAATTAAGCCCGTACAGGTTACGCCCCTTCGAATATATCGGCGTCTCTGGGGAGTTTAAATATTTCGGCAGGCTGGAATCGAGCACTCTCGCTCCGAAACCTACGACCCTTCCTTTAAGGTCGATTATAGGAAATATCAGCCTGTTCCTGAACCTGTCGTAGTGGCCCCCTTTGTCGTTGGCAACCACAAGACCGGCCTTTTCCAGCAGGGCCGGTTCGATCGAATTCTTTTTAAAAAATGTGATAAGCGCATCCCATGAATCCGGAGCGAAGCCGATCTTAAATTTCTTCAGCGCTTCAAAACTGACACCGCGCGATCTTATGTAGTCACCCGCGGTTTTATTTCCGCCAAGCCCTGCCTGAAAAAACCGGCAGGCAAGTTCATTTATATTATAGAGCTTGTCGGCCAGAACGCTATCGGCGCCGCGTGCGAATGAGCTTTTTGGAAGTACGACACCGCAATCCTTCGCAAGCATCTCTATAACTTCGGGAAACTGCAAGCTTTCGTGCTTCATCAGGAACGAGAATACGTTCCCGCCCGCGCCGCATCCGAAACAATGATATATCTGCTTATCCGGGCTTACAATGAACGACGGCGTCTTCTCGTTATGGAATGGGCATGGCGCCTTATAATTTCGGCCGAATTTTTTAAGCGGAAGATAGCGTGAAATCACTTCCACTATATCGGTCTTTTCCTGTATCTGGTCTATCAGCGTATCCGGTATTGCCATGTATCCTAACTTACGGGATTACCTTCTCACCCTGACGAAACCTGAACACGGGATTATATTAAGCTTCTCGACCTTCTCAACCTCATCCAATAGAAGATTCAACCCCAGGTTATCGCTCGCGATGTGTCCGGCTATCACTATGTTTATATGCTCATCCTTAACTTGTCTCAAATGCGCTTCGCTAAGATGCATGCACACTATGGTTCCCACTCCCGCCTGCGAAAGGCGCGGATATACTTTTTTGGACCCTTCAGTGCCTCCGGTCATATCGACAAATATTTTGCCGGCAGTCTTACCCGGGTCACCGGCAAATATCCTCGGGCCGGCGGCTTTTGCAAGACCATCGGCGTATTCGGGTATGCGTTTCAAGATTGCCAGTACGCCGGAAAGTTTCAACGGCTTTTCTTTATCAAAAATTTTCTGCAGATACGCGGTAACGTGATTATCGGCCGGCGTATGTACGCACATAAACGGTATATCC harbors:
- the dnaG gene encoding DNA primase; amino-acid sequence: MAIPDTLIDQIQEKTDIVEVISRYLPLKKFGRNYKAPCPFHNEKTPSFIVSPDKQIYHCFGCGAGGNVFSFLMKHESLQFPEVIEMLAKDCGVVLPKSSFARGADSVLADKLYNINELACRFFQAGLGGNKTAGDYIRSRGVSFEALKKFKIGFAPDSWDALITFFKKNSIEPALLEKAGLVVANDKGGHYDRFRNRLIFPIIDLKGRVVGFGARVLDSSLPKYLNSPETPIYSKGRNLYGLNFSKDDIKKSGHFLVVEGYLDFIVPYQAGITNIIATLGTALTADQIKLLKRFAGTAVMVYDPDEAGEAASLRNLDLFISEDVSVYIAELPAGFDPDSYIRKFGVDEFLKLKKSSKNLFDYKLSKLSNRYNINTPHGKMGIAAEMLPTIARINNAVLKATLIKKLADCLAVDEESIKTELKKVKGDYSERRHVAALPEARQKAPAQSAEITILAMLMEGGSFIEKIKQALSPDEFRNSSIRDIVSAAFKFNEENKEVTPSRLINHFSLSPDAATLITEAVSVSETIGDKDRALVDCIAKMKSDSVKERKAMIQDAIRIAHSQKDDNKVKELVAEYNELVKAKKA